The Hirundo rustica isolate bHirRus1 chromosome Z, bHirRus1.pri.v3, whole genome shotgun sequence genome contains the following window.
TAATCAGCTTCTCTGTACCTGTTTCAGTCAGAATTGCTCTTACTGTTTAGGAGTAAagcaaaaagcatttattttatgcCTTACAGAAGACCTTTTCTCACAAAACACCTAAATTTGTGCTCTCTTCAGCATGAAATATGAAAACTCCTTGTATGTCTTTCGCCATGGCCCATGCAGCCCCTCATCTCCATGCTGACAGGATTAAGAGCCGGTTCTTGCAAAGACACTGCCCAAGATGTATTGTGACAAAGGAGAGGCAAGAAATTCCTTCAGGGATCCATCATTTATGGGAATCAAACACAAATCAAGATGATCCAGCTTATGGTGTTTGCCCCCCCATACAATGACCCCCACCCCCGACATGTTCCTGCAGTTGGGATACACCCTGTCCCCTGccaaagaaaaacctgaggTCCTAAGCCTCTGCATTTGTCGCAGTCCCTCTaggtggggagggagcagaTGTCAGCTGAGCAGCACCAAAACACATGAACCTTGGTTTCTAgtcctggcctggcctggctgaTAGCCTGGCTAAAGCACACAGTAACACTTGCAGTAGTTTTGGAGATACCTACCCTTAGCCTCTCCCTCTAAGTGCTAGGGATTCCAATGTGTGGATTAAGACAACCAAAATACTGTCATCAgaacactgactttattaataGAGACAAACAAAGGATTAAAACACGTTATGAATTTGCTGAAATACACAGTGTGCCTGTGGAGGACAGACATATTTATATACATCAGCTCATTATAGAAACGTGAACAGTTTGGTCTAGGTGACTAGGATATCCCCAGGTGGTTTGCAACGAATCCAGACAGCTTTCTCTCCGTGGTGGCCCCGGTAAAGCAACCAatttccccccagccccaccccagCCAGGCTAGTGCCGGACCCCTGCACACCATCAGTGTCTCACGCcggactttctacaggacagGGTGAGCACAGCTGGATTTGGTCTGAGGCCAGCGGTGCGGGTGACCCCCACCGAGGGCTGCAGGCTGCTTGCTCTGGGGTGTACCCAGCTGAGTCCTCTCAGCCGGGAGGCAGGAGACAGGGCTGCTTTGGACACACCCGCATCCCGCCTCCCCGGCTACCCAACCACCCCAGAGGAATTCCCTAGCCCCGGGTCCTCCAGCCGGCACTGGGTGGATATTTCCCGCCCAAGGAAGGAGTCGGAGAGCCCGGGGGCACAGCATGGGGTCAGTACTGCTTCCCGACACGGCTTAGCACTGTTCGGGTCTGCACTGGGACGGCACTGCAGCTCTCGGGACCGGCACCTCAACTCCCAAGGCATGGCCCGGGATTTTCCTGAAAGGACATAAACAAgcgggggaggaggggaggagaggacgGGGTGGGGcgggggagagaaggaaaacagctccACGGATGTCGGATGTCACGGACAGCGTTACACGGGCGACGTGGGGGCTTCTCGCTGCGTTTCTCGGGCGGAGAAGCTGCGGGAAGTCGCCGGCACGTCGCGGCCAGACGTCAGTGCCTGCGCTCCCGGCGGCTTGTCCCAGGGCGCCTCTGCTTACAGGCACTTGAGGAGGAAGGAATTGCACGACGTCCCCCGGGGGCAGTCGCAGAGCTTCCCGATGCGAGCCCCTTTCCTCACAGCGCACTGCTCCCCGGCGTCGCACTGCGGGCAGCGGCCGGCGGTGAGTGGGACCGCCACCAGCTGTCCCATCCCGTCCTGTGCCGTCTAGCCTAGTCCCTACAGCAGTGCCATtctgtcccttcccttcccttcccttcccttcccttcccttcccttcccttcccttcccttcccttcccttcccttcccttcccttcccttcccttcccttcccttcccttcccttcccttcccttcccttcccttcccttcccttcccttcccttcccttcccttcccttgtgCCCgttccatcccattcccataCCGTCTCCATTCCGTCCCCGTCCGGTCCCTTCCCCATTCCGTCCTGTCCCGTTCACTCTGCTCtgcccccttccccttcctttttgtTCCCTTCCCGGTCCCGTCCCGACCCGTCCCGCCGTGACGCTTACCATGGGCACCTGCCCGAACTTCTTCTCGTAGTGCCGTCCCCTCTTGCTCTTGAGCttctccagcacctcctgcagcGCCTCGATCTGCCGAGAGACCACAGAGAAGCCGTCAGACCGCGCCCGCCCCGGCGGggccccccgcccggccccggctccctCCGCACCAGCTCCTTTTCCCGGGAGGCGCCGTCGCCGCCGGGCGGTCCCAGGTcgcgggcgcggcgcggcggggtCGCTCCGTGCCCGCGGGCGCTCAGCAGCAGCGCGGCCGCCACGGCGCACAGCGCCAGCGCCCGGCAGCTCTCCATGGTGCtaccgccccgccgccgccgccgccgctttATAGCTCCGTGCCCGCCCCGCCGTGCGTCAGCGCCCACCGCCGCCGCGCCCCGAGTgtcggcacggcacggcacagcCGGCTCCGCGCCCCCCACCTCCCCACCGCTGCAATCGGCGCCCCAAAGCGCCGGCCGTCCCTGGCCGTCGGGCCAAACAGCGGATCCATTTCTGAGGGCGACCGTGGGGAaggcggcggccccgccgcacTCTGTCCACACTCCCCGTGTGGCCGAGGGCTGTGAGGAGAGTGGGAAACTATTCCCTCGCCCCTGGGGGCTGGGACGGTTGAGAGGGTTGTTATCAGACACACAGAGGTGAAAGTGGAAGTTGGGCTTGCAGACTAGGGAAACTAGGCTTGGAAGTCAACACAGGGATCAGACAGGAGGGAGAGTAAGTACTGCAGGCTAAGGGAAAACACAATGGGCTGGAAGGAAGAGCCATGTGGGAGGATTAGCCTGAAGGAATGCGAGTGatgaggctgggagaggggggTAGATAGTGATGATGAGCAAAAAGCTGATGAGGATGTGAATGCTTGAATAAGGACAAGTGGGAATCAACAGGGTGGAGAGGCTCAAGGCCACTGAAAGCAAGGTAAGGAGCAACAATAAAAGGCCCAGGATAAAAGTCACTGCTAATATATCAAGCAGAACAGTGAATGGTGCTTGAGGTCAAATATCATACCACTGAACAGGTTCTTGGGGAGCATCATACACCCTATGCGTGAAATGGGGCCACCTCagttttggagagaaaaagtgCAGTCGCCAAAAGGAGACCTCGTGTTGGAACCCTGGAGCCTAGCATCAGTGAACACATGTCATTCAGACCTTCCCACTGACATTTGGTTCTGCAAGCCCAGTGGCCTCCTGTCCACGAATACTCTGAAAGGATCCCTAACAGGTCAAACCTGCCCAGGCCTCGTGGCCAGAGtggtggcaggagcagctgttcCTATTAAGAAAAACAGTAGCATGCCAAGAAGAGGATGCAGGATGCAGGACAGTGCTCAGCCTTCTTCAGCATCCTCTGGGCCAAGGCTAGGTTAAAACAGGGTCACTGGGCAGCAGTTTGCTGGCATGAGACATTTGGCCATCTGGTTGTTGGGATGAGGAGGCAGCGAGTTGGGTCTTCCTGTGAGGAGGCTTCACTTCAAGCTCATGGCTCTGAAGTGGCTGTGGGGATGCTTCTACCTGCAAGTCAACAGCAGCAAGAACTGGGCTCTGTCTCCTTAGGTGAAGGGAGGATCATTTGGAGAAGGAGGAAACTGGAAAACCTTGTTAACAAAACTCTCTCAGCTTGTTAACAAATTCTTAACAGCTGGCCATTTGTAAGGAAGCTAGGAAGGGGAGCTAGGAACAGCTCGAAAAGACAATACAAtgtgagcacacacacaaagaaagtTGTTTAAAGACAAATTAACCAGGTCCAAGCATATATTTTTCCAAGCAGGCAGGCATTTTTTCAAGGCAACAAAAGGAGTGTGGTTTAACAAGAAATTTTcaacagcagcattttgtttGAGGCAATAAAAAGGCTCTGATCTCTCTATCACATTGCTTGCCTCCAGTACTGCATGTTCACCTCTTGCTGTTACCTCCTCCCACACACTCCTATTGATCATCACATCCAGCAAAGGTCTCATTTGTAATTGCTGGTCAGAGTAGAGATCCTCTGCCTGTCTGCATGGATCCTTCGGTTTCATTTAGCCCCAGGGAAGGCTAAGATTTCAGATGTGACGCTGGTGGTAAACCACTCATAGCAAAGTCCAGGCTTtgttcccaggctggagcagaacCACAACCACAAGCAGTACTGAAAATGATGGGCGTGCCAAAAAAGAAGTTTCTTAGAACAGAGAAATAACCTAGGCTATGAAAAATGCAACACTTCATACAGAGAGGCAGATATACGGCCTATTCAACTTTAAAAGCAGCATCTGTGAAGCCTGACCAAAAATTCAAACCATATTTTATATGAGGATTACTCATGCAGTGTTGAACACACCAGAGATGCTCAGAAAacatcactgttttctttccaatttaCACTTACAgtaaaaagctgaatttaatGTTAGCTACTCAGTAAAATTATTGTTGAATGTGGATGCAATTACAAATGTCTGTTTCCAAAAGTCATAGTATCTGTCTAGTTACAGAAACCCACAAAACTGTACAAGTTTCTGTGCCTGTTATTGTCTGTATCACACTGTCTCTGCAGACATCACTGTCTCTTGTTCCCCATTCTCGCATTACTGTACACTTTGTCTCTGGCACTAGGGGACAAAACCCCAGCAGGATTCATATCAGCAGGATAGCTGATTATTAAGTAAGAGTGTCAGAGGCCACAAGGTCAAGGTGCAGAAATGGGTCAAGatacaaaaatggaaaatcacAATTACAAAAAGGCTTTCCAACAGCATCAGTAGCCAGTCATAACACAGCTGGCTATGGAATGAGGGGAGCCTATGGCACTTCAGAGCTCAGCGCCGGGTAATCCACATGAAGTGTCATCAGTCCTTGGAGATGGACAGCTCTGTTGTACCTAAGTATTAATTTAAGTTTCTTAAAGCTAACTTTCTCCATGCAAATGTTATTGCACACAAGGTACAAACAGAACACTACCAATGTGCATTAGCATCTGTATATCAAATGGATAATTTTGAAAGTCACACATGCTTTTCATAATCACACTCTTCCATCATGGTCAATTAATTAAGTGTACTTCTAAAGGTGGGAAAATAATGGAGATTTATGCTGATGCTGGTGAGCAGTTCTGAGGCATTTATGTGTGTTCTAGTTTTGGCTCGTCATAGACATAGCGTTGGATGGATTTTAGGACCACTAGACTGTAGAGATTAGTGTCAAGCATTTGAACAAGCGCTCTGCTGAATCAGAGACACCAAAATGGATATCTGGCTTTAAGTGGATGCTTTAAGGCtttgcagaaaagcagcaggctTTTATAACTGCCTTGTAAAATTGCCTTAATTTATAAACCACagttaaaacacacacacacacacacacacacacacacacacacacacacacacaaacaacaaaaaaaccccaccatcaTTGGTTTTCTGaatcaagacttttttttttttttttaaattgaaatctTGAACAGTGAGGAAAATCTAAGATAAAACAGAGTTTTGCCAGACTTGAAATAAGAGTCTAGAGGCATACTTGAAAGACATCTATTTCAGCAGGAGATAGCAATTCATCTTGATGAGTAATAGATTGGAGAAAAgccatttaaataaaagatggGTTCTCAGAACAACAGCACATGTACGAATGCCCACACAAACAGTGAGGCTACAAACTCCCCAATAAACTAACCCCATATGGGTGGAAGAGTGGTGGGAAGAGGTCCCTAGTGGCTTCTCCATTTCTGCAGAGGTATTGCAGAGTCTGTGCCTATCCACATCTCATTTCAGCCCCGGAAGCAGGCTTGTAATGATTGTGTTCCAGAGGCTCTACCTTGATGTTTGTTAAACAAACTGCCACCAATTTTGACTGAAGACCAAACTGTACCTCCCAGGTTTCCAGCACCTTCCTAGCtgccatgaaaataaaaaggaaaatggcaATGGGTACATTTTTAAGATCCATCCTGAATTCATCATCTCAGCCCAGGTAATTTGAGAAGGAAACCCTCGGTTACTGTCACAGTCTCTAGGGACATGAAAACAAGCTTAGCGCACCTCATTCATGGtttcccatttccttctgtagaagtgtttgaaaacaACCTCGAGGTCATAGAGGACTCTTAAACTCCTTGCAGTCAAGTGTGAACCTCTTAAAGAGACCATGTCTAACtatcacagagaaaacagaaccaGGTAACCTCTTGGTCTCCCGTTctcaggggctggagggaggc
Protein-coding sequences here:
- the CARTPT gene encoding cocaine- and amphetamine-regulated transcript protein, with protein sequence MESCRALALCAVAAALLLSARGHGATPPRRARDLGPPGGDGASREKELIEALQEVLEKLKSKRGRHYEKKFGQVPMCDAGEQCAVRKGARIGKLCDCPRGTSCNSFLLKCL